In the genome of Desulfofarcimen acetoxidans DSM 771, one region contains:
- the splB gene encoding spore photoproduct lyase: MTYQPQRVYFEREALNYPLGERLYREFSQQKIDIKLTGSHNRVTGIPGKTAREAYLEGKNTMVVGVRRTLNFETCKPSAHYQLPLVTGCSGMCEYCYLNTNMGKKPYIRVYVNIEEILQQVDKCIEERKPEITFFEGAANSDPLSVEKYTGLLERTIEFFANRSYGRFRFVTKFSEVDSLLGIEHNGHTRWRFSLNAENIIKKYEHRSTSLRDRVKAASKVAQSGYPLGFIIAPVIYYPGWQKDYRDMLLLLSSKLSTFDEAATEFEIITHRYTARAKNNILEIFPDTSLPMVEEGRRFKFGQFGYGKYVYPQEQMTEIKEFFSAQLNELFPQSRLKYLV; this comes from the coding sequence ATGACTTACCAACCGCAAAGAGTATATTTTGAGAGAGAAGCCTTAAATTACCCTTTGGGTGAACGTTTATACCGGGAGTTTTCGCAACAAAAAATAGATATTAAGTTAACCGGTTCTCATAACAGGGTTACAGGTATTCCTGGCAAGACAGCCCGGGAGGCTTACTTGGAGGGTAAGAACACAATGGTTGTGGGTGTGCGGCGCACTTTAAATTTTGAGACCTGCAAGCCTTCCGCTCATTATCAACTTCCTCTGGTTACAGGCTGTTCCGGGATGTGCGAGTACTGTTATCTTAATACTAATATGGGTAAAAAACCTTACATACGTGTTTACGTCAATATAGAAGAGATTTTACAACAGGTAGATAAGTGTATCGAAGAAAGGAAGCCGGAGATTACATTTTTCGAAGGAGCGGCTAACTCTGATCCTTTATCTGTAGAGAAATATACAGGCTTATTAGAACGTACGATTGAATTTTTTGCCAACCGATCTTATGGCAGGTTTAGATTTGTTACTAAGTTTTCAGAAGTGGACAGCCTTTTGGGGATTGAACACAATGGGCATACCCGCTGGCGCTTTAGCCTAAATGCGGAGAATATAATTAAAAAGTACGAGCACAGGTCAACTTCATTGAGGGATCGTGTAAAGGCCGCTTCTAAGGTTGCTCAAAGCGGTTACCCGTTGGGATTTATTATAGCTCCGGTTATTTATTATCCGGGCTGGCAGAAAGATTACCGTGACATGCTCTTATTGCTTAGCAGTAAATTGAGTACTTTTGATGAAGCCGCGACAGAGTTTGAAATAATCACGCATAGATATACGGCACGGGCTAAAAACAATATCTTAGAAATATTCCCTGACACCTCCCTTCCCATGGTGGAGGAGGGACGCAGGTTTAAGTTCGGCCAGTTTGGCTATGGTAAATATGTTTACCCTCAGGAGCAAATGACAGAAATTAAAGAGTTTTTTTCGGCTCAGCTTAACGAGCTATTTCCTCAATCCAGGTTAAAATACTTGGTGTAA
- a CDS encoding Rossmann-like and DUF2520 domain-containing protein produces the protein MQKPSIAIVGAGKVGTALAVLLKSKGYPVVGIASRTNQSARLAAARVLTDVAEKPEDIASKAEVVFITTPDRVIAEVDREIMQNGGYRPGTIVVHTSGSQPASILKSASGAGAYVVSIHPLQSFADVQVAIHNIPGSYIALDGDSEAMPVAEMIVSDLEGKKFIIAAKDKPLYHAAACIASNYLVSLLHFCTGLYEKFGLTRQQALEALYPLIQGTLNNTTQVGPVRALTGPISRGDTPTVESHLKAFTGCNALENDLYRKLGLYTVKVALEKGTINDEQAFELNQLLDM, from the coding sequence ATGCAAAAGCCTTCTATAGCTATTGTCGGAGCGGGAAAGGTAGGTACCGCGCTGGCTGTCTTGTTGAAAAGCAAGGGTTACCCTGTGGTGGGTATTGCCAGCAGAACCAATCAATCCGCTAGATTGGCTGCGGCCAGGGTATTAACTGATGTAGCGGAAAAGCCTGAGGATATTGCAAGTAAAGCGGAGGTTGTTTTTATAACCACACCGGATCGGGTTATTGCCGAAGTAGACCGAGAGATCATGCAAAACGGCGGCTATAGGCCGGGAACTATAGTGGTACATACCAGCGGCTCACAACCGGCTTCCATATTGAAATCCGCCAGCGGGGCCGGAGCCTATGTTGTCTCGATCCATCCTTTGCAATCATTTGCGGATGTACAGGTGGCAATACATAATATTCCCGGTTCCTATATTGCTCTGGACGGCGACTCTGAGGCAATGCCCGTGGCTGAAATGATTGTCAGCGATCTGGAAGGCAAAAAGTTTATTATTGCAGCCAAAGATAAACCTCTGTATCATGCGGCGGCCTGTATCGCATCTAACTATCTGGTTTCTTTGCTTCACTTTTGTACAGGCCTTTATGAAAAATTTGGTCTGACCAGGCAGCAAGCTTTAGAAGCATTATACCCGCTGATTCAGGGCACGCTTAATAACACAACTCAGGTTGGCCCGGTCAGGGCTTTAACTGGTCCGATTTCCCGGGGGGACACGCCTACAGTGGAAAGCCATCTGAAAGCTTTTACCGGGTGTAATGCACTGGAAAACGATTTATACCGCAAGTTGGGGTTATATACGGTCAAGGTGGCTTTAGAAAAAGGTACTATTAATGATGAACAAGCTTTTGAATTAAACCAACTGCTGGATATGTAG